Proteins from one Sulfurovum sp. TSL1 genomic window:
- a CDS encoding dicarboxylate/amino acid:cation symporter — MRLTQKVLWAMGLGIITGLIINLGGLNLEGSFINEYITGGLFYVIGKMFITALKMLVVPLVFFSLISGVFGIGDIKKLGQVGIKSFGLYMLTTAIAIAVAIGIASVVIPMFSSPSSAAATAFTAKEAPPLGEVLINIIPGNIIEAFATGNMLQIIFFSILLGISFLMVGKKAESIAEGVEVLNEAMMKMVTIIMATAPVAVFALLAKAIGELGLDLLAQLAVYVTVVIAALFLHLFGTLMLIFHLFTRLNPFIFLQKIRDAQVFAFSTSSSNATIPVTLRSVTKRMGVDNSVASFTVPFGATINMDGTAIMQGVATVFIANVYGVELGLSGYLTVILMSVLASIGTAGVPGVGLIMLSMVFVQVGLPVEGIGLILGVDRLLDMMRTSVNVTGDAVVTCIVAQSEKELDMSLFTDAKAGEVEALDIDEAEEERLAEIIHKTEEG, encoded by the coding sequence ATGCGTTTGACACAAAAAGTATTATGGGCCATGGGACTAGGGATCATTACAGGCTTGATCATCAATTTGGGAGGACTCAATCTCGAAGGCAGTTTTATCAATGAATATATCACCGGCGGGCTTTTTTATGTGATCGGTAAGATGTTTATCACTGCACTCAAGATGCTTGTCGTACCCTTGGTCTTCTTTTCACTGATCTCAGGTGTGTTTGGAATAGGAGATATCAAAAAACTGGGTCAAGTAGGGATCAAGTCCTTTGGGCTTTATATGCTTACGACTGCGATCGCGATCGCCGTAGCTATCGGGATTGCTTCAGTGGTGATACCGATGTTCTCCTCTCCATCCTCTGCAGCAGCAACAGCCTTTACCGCTAAAGAAGCACCACCTCTTGGTGAGGTGCTTATAAATATCATACCAGGTAATATTATTGAAGCATTTGCCACTGGAAATATGCTGCAGATCATCTTTTTTTCTATCCTGCTTGGTATCTCATTTTTGATGGTAGGAAAGAAAGCAGAGAGTATCGCTGAAGGTGTTGAAGTGCTCAATGAAGCGATGATGAAGATGGTGACGATCATCATGGCGACCGCACCGGTGGCGGTATTTGCACTTTTGGCCAAAGCGATCGGTGAACTTGGATTGGATCTTTTAGCACAGCTGGCAGTGTATGTGACTGTGGTCATCGCTGCATTATTTTTGCATCTTTTTGGAACACTGATGCTGATCTTTCACCTCTTTACAAGATTGAATCCTTTTATTTTTCTTCAAAAGATACGTGATGCACAGGTTTTTGCTTTTTCTACTTCTAGCTCCAATGCGACGATCCCAGTGACACTAAGATCAGTGACAAAACGCATGGGTGTGGATAACTCAGTGGCTTCATTTACGGTACCGTTCGGTGCGACGATCAATATGGACGGTACAGCGATCATGCAGGGAGTGGCTACGGTCTTTATAGCCAATGTCTACGGCGTTGAACTGGGGTTAAGCGGTTATCTTACGGTGATACTCATGTCCGTGCTGGCTTCCATAGGCACAGCAGGCGTACCAGGTGTAGGGCTCATTATGCTTTCTATGGTCTTTGTGCAGGTAGGACTTCCTGTAGAAGGCATAGGGCTTATCCTGGGTGTTGACAGACTGCTTGACATGATGCGTACTTCTGTCAATGTCACAGGAGATGCTGTGGTGACCTGTATCGTGGCTCAAAGTGAAAAAGAGCTGGATATGTCACTGTTTACAGATGCCAAGGCAGGTGAAGTAGAAGCACTGGATATTGATGAAGCCGAAGAAGAGAGGCTGGCTGAAATTATCCATAAGACAGAAGAGGGCTAA